ACGCGAGGATGTGCGTCGCGACGCGATCGAGAAACCAGCGATCGTGCGTGATGACGAACACGCACCCGGGAAAATCGACGATCGCATCCTCGAGCGCGCGCAGCGTGTCGACGTCCAGGTCGTTGGTCGGCTCGTCGAGCAAAAGCACGTTGCCGCCGGTCTTGAGCATCTTCGCCAGATGCACGCGGTTGCGTTCGCCGCCGGAGAGATTGCCGACGAGCTTTTGCTGATCCGTGCCGCGAAACGCGAACCGCGCGACGTACGCGCGCGAGTTCATGTTGATCTTGCCAAGCTCAAGGAAATCCTCGCCGCCGGAAATCTCCTTCCATACCGTGTTTTCGGGCGTGAGCGCGTCACGCGACTGGTCGACGTACGACAGGCGCACCGTCTCGCCAAGGCGCAACGTGCCGGAATCCGGCTGCTCCTGCCCGGTGATGATGCGAAACAGCGTCGTCTTGCCCGCGCCGTTTCCGCCGATGATGCCGACGATCGCGCCCGCGGGCACCTTGAAGTCGACGTTCTCGAACAGGAGCATGTCGCCGTATGCCTTCGCCAGGCCCTTCGCCTCGACGACAAGTTCGCCAAGGCGCGGCCCGGGCGGCACGACGATTTCCGCCGTGCGGCGACGCGCCTCGGCCTCCTCGGCCATCAACTGTTCGAACGCGGTGTAGCGCGCTTTCGATTTCGCCTGCCGCGCGCGCGGCGCCATGCGGATCCACTCGAGCTCGTGCTCGAGCGTCTTGCGGCGCGAGGTCTCCGCTTTCTCCTCGAGTTCAAGGCGCTTCGATTTCTGTTCGAGCCAGCCGGTATAGTTGCCCTCGTACGGAATGCCCTTGCCGCGATCGAGCTCCAGAATCCAGCCCGCGACGTTGTCGAGGAAGTAGCGATCGTGCGTCACGGCGACGACGGTCCCGGGGTATTCCGCAAGATGCCGTTCGAGCCACCCGACGCTGTCCGCGTCAAGGTGATTGGTCGGCTCGTCCAATAGCAGGATGTCCGGCCGCTCCAGCAGCACGCGGCAAAGCGCGACACGGCGCCGCTCGCCGCCGGAAAGGTTCGTCACGGGCGAGTCGGGCGGCGGGCAACGCAGCGCGTCCATCGCGATTTCCATCGTGCGGTCAAGCTCCCACGCGCCGGCCGCGTCGATGGCGTCCTGCAGGGCAGCTTGCTCGTCGAGCAGCTTTTGCATCCGGTCGTCGTCCATCGGCTCCGCGAATGCGGCGCTGATTTCCTCGAAACGGCGCAGCAGGTCGCGCTGGTGGCTAAGCCCCATCTCCGCGTTCTCGCGCACGGTTTTTTCGGGATCGAGCCGGGGCTCCTGCGGCAAAAAGCCGACGGTCACGCCCGGCGACGGCCCCGCGCTGCCGTCGAAGGCGTGGTCCTCGCCGGCCATGATGCGAAGCAGTGTGGACTTGCCCGCGCCGTTCGGCCCAAGCACGCCGATCTTCGCGCCGGGGAAAAACGCCAGCGTGACGCCGTCGAGGATGGTGCGCCCGCCCGCGGATTTGCGAAGCTGGTGCATCTGATAGACGAACTGGGTACTCATGCGTGTCTCGGAGATAGGGGGTTCGCGCGGCTCGCGCGTTTCCTATCAACACGCGCGGGGCGCGTCAATCATCGGCGCATTTTCATGCGGTACACGGAGAGCACGGAGGAGAAACGGAGATCACGGAGGTTTGGGCAAGGGTGCGATGGTCGGTCGGGTCCATGGTTTCCATCCGGTCCATCATGTCCATGTCGCCCATCCGCTACGGAGCGATCCCGCCGTACACCCCGAGAAAATCCTCGGCAACACCGTCGGCGTGCGTCGCGGTGACGTCGAATTCGAGGCCGACGAATCGCGGCAGCGCGATCGCTTTGAATGCCTGTTCAAACACCGGCGCGAGCATCCCGGCGATCGTCGG
Above is a genomic segment from bacterium containing:
- the ettA gene encoding energy-dependent translational throttle protein EttA: MSTQFVYQMHQLRKSAGGRTILDGVTLAFFPGAKIGVLGPNGAGKSTLLRIMAGEDHAFDGSAGPSPGVTVGFLPQEPRLDPEKTVRENAEMGLSHQRDLLRRFEEISAAFAEPMDDDRMQKLLDEQAALQDAIDAAGAWELDRTMEIAMDALRCPPPDSPVTNLSGGERRRVALCRVLLERPDILLLDEPTNHLDADSVGWLERHLAEYPGTVVAVTHDRYFLDNVAGWILELDRGKGIPYEGNYTGWLEQKSKRLELEEKAETSRRKTLEHELEWIRMAPRARQAKSKARYTAFEQLMAEEAEARRRTAEIVVPPGPRLGELVVEAKGLAKAYGDMLLFENVDFKVPAGAIVGIIGGNGAGKTTLFRIITGQEQPDSGTLRLGETVRLSYVDQSRDALTPENTVWKEISGGEDFLELGKINMNSRAYVARFAFRGTDQQKLVGNLSGGERNRVHLAKMLKTGGNVLLLDEPTNDLDVDTLRALEDAIVDFPGCVFVITHDRWFLDRVATHILAFEGDSRVEWFEGNYRDYEIDRKRRLGVEAAQPHRVTYKKLTR